Proteins encoded together in one Anoxybacillus flavithermus window:
- the iscB gene encoding RNA-guided endonuclease IscB: MVFVLDTNKRPLAPCHEAVARKLLKQGKAAIYRRFPFTIILKKSVDESEIKATYRLKIDYGSRHTGLAILRGQEVVWLGQLDHRTDIKERIDKRRAFRRARRNRKTRYRKPRFLNRKRKEGWLPSSLESRVQNIQTWVSRLKKLCPIGYISYENAKFDTQLMRNPEINGVEYQQGTLQGYEVREYLLEKFGRKCCYCGKENVPLEVEHIIPKSRGGTDRVDNLCLACHDCNQRKGSKTAEEFGYPHIQKQVKESLKDASAINSTRWKAYEVLKQTGLDVECGTGARTKMNRIRLDLPKTHYFDACCVGESTTNHLYFKTKEVLFIKAKGRGSHSRTNLDRYGFPRGYLARQKFFFGFQTGDMVKAVVPRGKYQGVWFGEVACRKTGSFDIKGKDGKRIAQGINYRYVQVIQRFDGYAYGKGVAELA, translated from the coding sequence ATGGTTTTTGTGTTAGACACAAACAAACGTCCGCTTGCTCCTTGTCACGAAGCAGTTGCAAGAAAGCTGTTGAAACAAGGGAAGGCGGCGATTTACAGGCGATTTCCATTTACCATCATCTTGAAAAAATCAGTAGACGAATCAGAAATTAAAGCAACATATCGGCTAAAAATCGACTATGGAAGCAGGCATACAGGATTAGCGATTTTGCGAGGACAAGAAGTGGTATGGTTAGGGCAACTTGACCATCGCACAGACATCAAGGAAAGAATAGATAAAAGGCGTGCTTTTCGTCGAGCAAGACGAAATCGAAAAACAAGATACAGAAAACCACGCTTTCTGAACCGCAAGCGAAAGGAGGGGTGGTTGCCGTCATCACTAGAGAGTCGTGTGCAAAATATCCAAACATGGGTTAGCCGTCTAAAAAAGTTATGCCCCATTGGGTATATATCATACGAAAATGCCAAATTCGACACGCAACTCATGCGAAATCCTGAAATCAATGGTGTAGAGTATCAACAAGGCACGCTACAAGGATATGAAGTACGGGAGTATTTGCTTGAAAAGTTTGGGCGGAAGTGTTGTTATTGCGGAAAAGAAAATGTTCCACTTGAAGTGGAGCATATCATTCCAAAATCGAGAGGTGGAACAGACCGAGTGGATAACCTATGTCTTGCCTGTCATGACTGTAATCAGCGCAAAGGAAGTAAGACAGCAGAAGAATTCGGGTATCCGCACATTCAAAAGCAAGTCAAAGAATCATTAAAGGATGCAAGTGCTATCAACTCGACAAGATGGAAAGCGTATGAAGTGTTAAAGCAGACAGGATTAGATGTCGAGTGTGGAACAGGTGCACGAACAAAAATGAATCGTATTCGTTTAGACTTGCCGAAAACACATTATTTTGACGCTTGTTGTGTAGGCGAAAGCACAACAAATCACTTATATTTCAAAACAAAAGAAGTGTTATTTATCAAGGCAAAAGGGCGTGGTAGTCACTCTCGTACAAACCTAGATAGATATGGCTTCCCAAGAGGTTATCTTGCAAGACAAAAATTCTTCTTTGGTTTTCAAACAGGGGACATGGTTAAGGCTGTTGTCCCAAGAGGGAAATATCAAGGCGTTTGGTTTGGCGAAGTCGCATGTAGAAAGACTGGAAGTTTCGATATTAAAGGCAAGGACGGAAAGCGTATCGCACAAGGAATAAATTATAGATATGTCCAAGTCATTCAGCGATTTGACGGATATGCTTATGGAAAGGGGGTGGCGGAACTTGCGTAA
- the ftsH gene encoding ATP-dependent zinc metalloprotease FtsH, with protein sequence MNRIFRNTIFYLLIFLVVIGVVSFLNGGNQRAERMTYDAFITHLENGDVKYVSLKPERGVYEIRGQLKTYAEGQFFTTYVANSPQVLQRIDEAAKQAKVEVLPADETSGWVTFFTSIIPFIIIFILFFFLLNQAQGGGSRVMNFGKSRAKLYNEDKKRVRFKDVAGADEEKQELVEIVEFLKDPRKFVELGARIPKGVLLVGPPGTGKTLLARAVAGEAGVPFFSISGSDFVEMFVGVGASRVRDLFETAKKNAPCIIFIDEIDAVGRQRGAGLGGGHDEREQTLNQLLVEMDGFSGNEGIIIIAATNRPDILDPALLRPGRFDRQITVDRPDVKGREAVLRVHARNKPLDESVDLKAIAMRTPGFSGADLENLLNEAALVAARRNKKKIDMSDIDEATDRVIAGPAKKSRVISEKERKIVAYHEAGHTVIGMVLADAEMVHKVTIVPRGQAGGYAVMLPKEDRYFMTKPELLDKITGLLGGRVAEEIVFGEVSTGAHNDFQRATSIARRMVTEFGMSDKLGPMQFGQSHAQVFLGRDLHNEQNYSDQIAYEIDLEMQRIIKECYEKAKRLLTENRDKLDLIANTLLEVETLDAEQIKHLFEHGTLPNRNDNKQEEVKVNIQTKKEE encoded by the coding sequence ATGAACCGCATTTTCCGTAATACAATTTTTTACTTACTCATTTTTCTTGTCGTCATTGGTGTTGTGAGCTTTTTAAATGGCGGAAATCAACGTGCAGAGCGGATGACGTACGATGCGTTCATTACCCATCTAGAAAACGGTGATGTAAAGTACGTCTCGTTGAAGCCAGAGCGAGGCGTTTATGAAATTCGCGGACAATTAAAAACGTACGCTGAAGGGCAGTTTTTTACAACATACGTAGCAAACAGCCCGCAAGTTCTTCAGCGAATTGATGAGGCGGCAAAACAGGCGAAAGTAGAAGTGTTGCCTGCGGATGAAACGAGCGGATGGGTGACGTTTTTCACGTCCATTATTCCGTTTATCATCATTTTTATTTTGTTCTTCTTTTTATTAAATCAAGCACAAGGCGGCGGCAGCCGAGTGATGAATTTTGGCAAAAGCCGTGCGAAATTGTATAACGAAGATAAAAAACGCGTACGCTTTAAAGACGTTGCCGGTGCGGATGAAGAAAAGCAAGAACTTGTTGAAATTGTCGAGTTTTTAAAAGACCCTCGTAAGTTTGTGGAACTCGGAGCTCGCATTCCAAAAGGTGTTCTTCTCGTTGGACCGCCTGGAACAGGAAAAACGTTATTAGCGAGAGCGGTTGCTGGAGAAGCTGGTGTACCGTTTTTCTCCATCAGTGGTTCAGATTTCGTTGAAATGTTTGTTGGTGTTGGTGCTTCGCGTGTACGTGATTTATTTGAAACAGCGAAGAAAAACGCCCCTTGTATTATTTTTATTGATGAAATTGATGCAGTGGGACGTCAACGTGGTGCTGGTTTAGGTGGAGGTCACGATGAACGGGAGCAAACATTAAACCAATTGCTCGTTGAAATGGATGGATTCAGCGGAAATGAAGGAATTATTATTATCGCTGCGACAAACCGTCCGGACATTTTAGACCCTGCCCTTTTACGTCCTGGTCGTTTCGATCGTCAAATTACGGTTGACCGTCCAGATGTGAAAGGACGCGAGGCGGTTCTTCGTGTGCATGCGCGCAACAAGCCGCTCGATGAATCTGTTGATTTAAAAGCGATTGCGATGCGGACACCTGGTTTTTCTGGCGCTGATTTAGAGAACTTACTAAATGAAGCAGCCCTCGTCGCTGCTCGACGGAACAAGAAAAAAATTGATATGAGCGATATTGATGAAGCAACGGATCGTGTCATTGCTGGTCCTGCTAAGAAAAGTCGCGTCATTTCTGAAAAAGAGCGAAAAATTGTTGCTTATCACGAAGCAGGTCATACAGTCATTGGCATGGTGCTTGCGGATGCGGAAATGGTCCACAAAGTAACGATTGTGCCACGTGGCCAAGCTGGTGGATATGCAGTTATGTTACCGAAAGAAGACCGTTATTTTATGACGAAACCAGAGCTGCTTGATAAAATTACAGGGCTTCTTGGCGGACGTGTGGCTGAGGAAATCGTATTTGGCGAAGTAAGTACAGGAGCGCATAATGACTTCCAGCGCGCAACAAGCATTGCTCGTCGCATGGTTACGGAGTTTGGAATGAGCGATAAGCTTGGACCAATGCAGTTTGGTCAGTCTCATGCTCAAGTGTTCTTAGGTCGTGATTTGCATAATGAGCAAAATTATAGCGACCAAATCGCATATGAAATTGACCTTGAGATGCAACGCATTATTAAAGAATGTTACGAAAAAGCGAAACGCTTACTAACGGAAAACCGCGACAAGTTGGATCTGATTGCCAATACGTTGCTTGAAGTGGAAACACTTGATGCAGAGCAAATTAAACATTTGTTCGAACATGGTACGTTACCAAACCGCAATGACAATAAACAAGAAGAAGTAAAAGTAAATATCCAAACGAAAAAAGAAGAATAA
- the hslO gene encoding Hsp33 family molecular chaperone HslO, producing MADYLVKALAYDGQVRAYAVRTTETVREAQRRHQTWPTASAALGRAMTAGVMMGAMLKGDSQITIKIEGGGPIGHILVDSNAKGHVRGYVSNPHVHFELNANGKLDVARAVGTNGTLTVVKDLGLRDYFTGQVPLVSGELGEDFTYYFVSSEQTPSSVGVGVLVNPDYTILAAGGFILQLMPGTEEQTIADIEKNLTTIPPISKMIESGLTPEQILHALLGGEQNVKILETMPVSFVCRCSRERVADAIISLGVEEIQQMIDEEGKAEASCHFCNETYTFSAEDLEELKKLAKQND from the coding sequence ATGGCAGATTATTTAGTAAAAGCGCTAGCATACGATGGTCAAGTGCGAGCGTATGCGGTGCGCACAACAGAAACAGTACGGGAGGCGCAGCGAAGACATCAAACGTGGCCAACAGCATCCGCAGCACTAGGTCGTGCGATGACAGCGGGTGTGATGATGGGAGCGATGTTAAAAGGAGATAGTCAAATTACAATTAAAATTGAAGGTGGTGGCCCTATTGGTCATATTCTTGTCGATAGCAATGCCAAAGGGCATGTACGTGGTTATGTATCCAATCCGCATGTTCACTTTGAACTAAATGCAAACGGGAAGCTCGATGTTGCTAGAGCTGTTGGAACGAATGGAACATTAACTGTTGTGAAAGACTTAGGATTACGCGATTATTTTACGGGACAAGTTCCGCTCGTGTCTGGGGAGCTTGGTGAGGATTTTACATACTATTTCGTTTCCTCTGAACAGACGCCATCATCCGTTGGAGTTGGTGTGCTAGTCAATCCGGATTATACGATATTGGCGGCTGGTGGTTTTATTTTGCAACTGATGCCGGGTACAGAAGAACAAACCATTGCAGACATTGAAAAAAATTTAACTACCATTCCACCGATTTCAAAAATGATTGAAAGTGGTTTAACACCAGAACAAATTTTACATGCGCTACTCGGCGGAGAACAAAATGTAAAAATTCTTGAAACGATGCCTGTATCATTCGTTTGTCGTTGTTCACGTGAGCGGGTAGCAGATGCGATTATTAGCTTAGGGGTGGAAGAAATTCAGCAAATGATTGATGAAGAAGGAAAAGCGGAAGCATCTTGTCATTTTTGTAATGAAACGTATACGTTTTCAGCCGAAGATCTTGAGGAATTAAAAAAATTAGCAAAACAAAATGATTGA
- a CDS encoding type III pantothenate kinase yields MIFVLDVGNTNTVLGVYDGDELKFHWRIETSRSKTEDEYGMIVKMLLQDVGLRFSDIDGIIISSVVPPIMFALERMCTKYFHIKPLIVGPGIKTGLNIKYDNPKEVGADRIVNAVAGIHLYGAPLIIVDFGTATTYCYINEHKQYMGGAIAPGITISTEALYSRAAKLPRIEIARPDDIIGKNTVSAMQAGILYGYVGQVEGIVSRMKEKSAVPPKVIATGGLASLIAHESNIIDIVDPFLTLKGLQLLYERNKKGQQPND; encoded by the coding sequence ATGATTTTTGTATTAGACGTCGGAAACACAAATACGGTATTAGGTGTGTATGATGGGGATGAGCTCAAGTTTCATTGGCGCATTGAAACGAGCCGAAGCAAAACAGAAGATGAATACGGAATGATCGTAAAAATGTTATTACAAGATGTCGGATTGCGTTTTTCTGACATTGACGGCATTATTATTTCTTCCGTTGTTCCACCGATTATGTTTGCATTAGAGCGCATGTGTACAAAATATTTTCATATTAAACCGCTCATTGTAGGTCCGGGCATTAAAACGGGATTGAATATTAAGTATGACAACCCAAAAGAAGTCGGAGCGGACCGGATTGTCAACGCTGTGGCAGGTATCCACTTGTACGGCGCACCGCTTATTATTGTCGATTTCGGTACAGCGACAACATACTGCTATATTAATGAGCATAAGCAATATATGGGAGGGGCTATTGCCCCAGGGATTACAATTTCCACGGAAGCGCTTTATTCTCGAGCAGCTAAACTTCCGCGTATTGAAATTGCTCGTCCGGATGACATTATTGGGAAAAATACGGTAAGTGCGATGCAAGCAGGAATTTTATACGGATATGTCGGACAAGTGGAGGGCATTGTGTCACGAATGAAAGAAAAAAGTGCCGTTCCTCCAAAAGTCATTGCAACAGGTGGGTTAGCATCTTTAATTGCCCATGAATCGAATATCATTGATATTGTTGATCCGTTTTTAACATTAAAAGGATTACAATTGTTATATGAACGAAACAAGAAAGGTCAACAACCCAATGACTAA
- the tilS gene encoding tRNA lysidine(34) synthetase TilS, whose translation MLEVVHEFIEKHQLLECGTTVVVGVSGGPDSLALLHFLWSERERYDIQLVAAHVDHMLRGKQSEEDMHFVKHFCEQHSIICEATQLDVPAYMERTGKGVQEAARDCRYTFFEQVMYKHHAHCVALAHHGDDQIETVLMRLVRGSTTRGYAGIPVKRPFGSGYIVRPFLCIDRRQIEQYCRQNGLHARHDPSNEKDDYTRNRFRHFVLPFFKRENIRVHEHIQQFSEMMSEDEAFLEQLTKEELKRVVHQQEEGIHVDIPPFIRMPKPLQRRGIQLILNYLYGNVPSSLSSIHINQALLFLKRPHPSGMLHFPNGLKVIRQYEVCIFTFQQRQTSEYEFLFHVPDTIVLPNGCQLISQFVDRYPFIEDDDHIVIEADQLMLPLRVRTRKCGDRMKVKGMKHAKKISRIFIDEKIPANERAQWPVVEDASGNIIWIPGVKKSVYTATNITKNRYIVLHYKKQ comes from the coding sequence ATGCTAGAAGTTGTGCATGAGTTTATCGAAAAGCATCAATTGCTTGAGTGTGGTACAACTGTTGTTGTTGGCGTGTCAGGCGGTCCGGACTCATTAGCGTTGCTTCATTTCTTATGGAGTGAAAGAGAGCGTTACGATATTCAACTTGTTGCTGCACATGTCGATCATATGTTGCGGGGAAAACAATCAGAAGAAGATATGCATTTTGTGAAACATTTTTGCGAACAACATAGTATTATATGTGAGGCGACACAATTAGACGTTCCTGCATATATGGAACGAACAGGAAAGGGTGTGCAAGAAGCAGCCCGTGATTGTCGATACACCTTTTTTGAGCAAGTTATGTACAAACATCACGCACATTGTGTCGCTTTAGCTCACCACGGCGATGACCAAATTGAAACGGTGCTTATGCGATTAGTACGCGGAAGTACGACAAGAGGGTACGCAGGGATACCCGTAAAGCGCCCATTTGGCAGTGGCTATATCGTTCGACCGTTTTTATGCATCGATCGAAGGCAAATTGAACAGTATTGTCGACAAAATGGATTGCATGCTCGGCACGATCCGAGCAACGAAAAGGATGATTACACGCGCAACCGTTTCCGTCATTTCGTCTTGCCTTTTTTCAAGCGGGAAAATATTCGCGTTCATGAGCATATTCAACAGTTTAGTGAGATGATGAGCGAAGATGAAGCATTTTTAGAGCAACTGACAAAAGAGGAGTTGAAACGCGTTGTTCATCAACAAGAAGAAGGGATTCATGTCGATATTCCTCCGTTCATACGCATGCCAAAACCTTTACAAAGACGAGGGATTCAACTAATATTAAACTATCTTTATGGGAACGTCCCATCGTCATTGTCTTCTATACATATAAACCAAGCGTTGCTGTTTTTAAAACGGCCACATCCTTCAGGTATGCTTCATTTTCCGAACGGATTAAAAGTTATTCGTCAATATGAGGTGTGTATATTTACGTTTCAGCAGAGACAGACGAGCGAATATGAGTTTCTTTTCCATGTTCCCGATACGATCGTATTACCAAACGGATGTCAACTTATCAGTCAGTTTGTTGATCGCTATCCTTTCATTGAAGACGATGATCATATAGTCATTGAGGCTGATCAATTAATGTTGCCTCTTCGTGTGCGAACAAGAAAGTGTGGAGATCGCATGAAAGTCAAAGGAATGAAACATGCGAAAAAAATATCTCGTATTTTTATTGATGAAAAAATTCCAGCGAACGAACGAGCGCAGTGGCCAGTTGTCGAAGATGCGAGCGGGAACATCATATGGATTCCTGGTGTAAAGAAATCTGTTTACACAGCAACAAATATTACAAAAAATCGCTATATTGTATTACACTATAAAAAGCAATGA
- the pabA gene encoding aminodeoxychorismate/anthranilate synthase component II: MILMIDNYDSFTYNLVQYLGQLGEELIVKRNDEVTIAQIEQLHPHFLMISPGPCSPNEAGISMAAIEYFAGKIPIFGVCLGHQSIAQVFGGEVVRAERLMHGKTSSIFHDGKTIFTQIPNPFTATRYHSLIVKRETLPDCFDISAWTEEGEIMAIRHKTLPIEGVQFHPESIMTEYGLDMLKNFITLYKRK; the protein is encoded by the coding sequence ATGATTTTAATGATTGATAACTATGATTCATTTACGTATAACCTCGTTCAATATTTAGGGCAATTAGGGGAAGAATTAATTGTTAAACGAAACGATGAGGTAACGATTGCTCAAATTGAACAACTTCACCCCCACTTTTTAATGATTTCACCTGGTCCTTGCAGTCCGAATGAAGCGGGTATTAGCATGGCAGCCATTGAATATTTCGCAGGGAAAATCCCGATTTTTGGTGTATGTCTTGGCCATCAGTCGATTGCCCAAGTGTTTGGTGGAGAAGTTGTTCGGGCCGAACGTTTAATGCATGGCAAAACATCGTCGATTTTTCATGATGGCAAGACGATTTTTACTCAAATTCCCAACCCCTTTACAGCCACGCGTTATCATTCATTAATTGTAAAAAGGGAAACATTGCCCGATTGTTTTGATATCTCTGCGTGGACAGAAGAAGGGGAAATTATGGCCATTCGCCATAAAACGCTGCCGATTGAGGGGGTTCAATTTCATCCGGAGTCGATCATGACGGAATATGGTTTAGACATGCTTAAAAATTTTATTACATTATACAAACGAAAGTGA
- a CDS encoding serine/threonine protein kinase — MVMTMYTSNNLCNIPTGTVIQGKWHKRRYEMIKQLGKGANGVVYLAREGRTFVALKISNQSTAMMSEVNVLKRFSEVQGVALGPCLLDVDDWFHPQEKRIYSFYVMEYIEGDDLLTFIQKRGKDWIIVIILQLLGDLHKLHEKGWVFGDLKPDNLIVSGTVPKVRLIDVGGTTIRGRAIKEFTEFFDRGYWGMGTRKAEPSYDLFAVAMIMINMCYPKRFERKENGREQLRLMISSHPYLKKYAEILWCALDGKYTSAHEMRKDLLQCMQRPSAKKEKREERTMRVKRKKKFHVLETMLLFVCLLFMYVVYLYVQIL; from the coding sequence ATGGTGATGACGATGTATACATCGAACAATCTATGTAACATTCCAACGGGAACAGTTATACAAGGGAAGTGGCATAAACGTCGTTATGAAATGATAAAGCAACTCGGTAAAGGAGCAAATGGGGTTGTTTATTTGGCTAGAGAAGGACGGACGTTTGTGGCGCTAAAAATAAGCAATCAATCAACAGCGATGATGTCAGAAGTAAATGTGTTGAAACGATTTTCAGAGGTCCAGGGAGTTGCCCTCGGGCCTTGTTTATTAGACGTAGACGATTGGTTTCATCCGCAAGAAAAAAGAATTTATTCATTTTATGTAATGGAATATATTGAAGGGGATGATTTGTTAACTTTTATTCAAAAACGGGGGAAAGATTGGATCATCGTCATTATATTGCAGTTGTTAGGCGATTTGCATAAGTTGCACGAAAAAGGGTGGGTATTCGGTGATTTAAAACCAGACAATTTAATTGTTTCCGGGACGGTCCCGAAAGTGCGATTAATTGATGTGGGTGGCACAACCATTCGCGGACGAGCCATTAAAGAGTTTACAGAGTTTTTTGATCGTGGCTATTGGGGTATGGGAACAAGAAAAGCCGAGCCGTCGTATGATTTATTTGCGGTGGCGATGATTATGATTAATATGTGCTATCCAAAACGATTTGAAAGAAAGGAAAATGGCCGAGAGCAGCTACGTCTTATGATCTCCTCTCACCCCTATTTGAAAAAATATGCGGAAATATTATGGTGTGCACTGGATGGAAAGTACACTAGCGCTCATGAAATGAGGAAAGATTTGCTACAATGTATGCAACGACCGTCTGCAAAGAAAGAAAAGCGCGAAGAGAGAACGATGCGTGTAAAAAGGAAGAAAAAATTTCATGTATTAGAGACGATGCTTTTGTTTGTGTGCCTTTTATTTATGTATGTTGTTTATTTGTATGTTCAAATTCTTTAA
- the cysK gene encoding cysteine synthase A has protein sequence MARVVQSITELIGQTPVVKLNRIVDHDSADVYLKLEFMNPGSSVKDRIALAMIEAAEKAGKIQPGDTIIEPTSGNTGIGLAMVAAAKGYKAIFVMPETMSLERRNLLRAYGAELVLTPGSEGMRGAIQKAEQLAQEHGYFMPQQFKNEANPEVHRLTTGKEIVEQMGDQLDAFVAGIGTGGTITGAGEVLRQAYPNIKIYAVEPADSPVLSGGKPGPHKIQGIGAGFVPDILNTSIYDEVVTVKTEEAFAAARLAARQEGILGGISSGAAIHVALQVAKKLGKGKKVLAIIPSNGERYLSTPLYQFEE, from the coding sequence ATGGCACGTGTAGTACAATCTATTACAGAGTTAATTGGTCAAACACCGGTAGTTAAATTAAACCGCATTGTTGATCACGATAGCGCAGATGTATACTTGAAGCTAGAGTTTATGAACCCAGGAAGCAGCGTGAAGGATCGTATTGCGCTAGCGATGATTGAAGCAGCCGAGAAAGCAGGGAAAATTCAGCCTGGTGACACGATCATTGAACCGACAAGCGGAAATACGGGAATTGGTTTAGCGATGGTTGCTGCTGCAAAAGGATATAAAGCCATTTTCGTTATGCCTGAAACGATGAGTTTAGAGCGCCGCAACTTACTTCGTGCTTACGGGGCAGAGCTTGTGCTGACGCCAGGAAGTGAAGGAATGCGAGGTGCGATTCAAAAAGCAGAGCAGCTCGCACAAGAGCACGGCTATTTTATGCCGCAACAATTTAAAAACGAAGCGAACCCAGAAGTACATCGTTTAACAACAGGAAAAGAAATTGTTGAGCAAATGGGCGATCAACTCGATGCATTTGTGGCCGGAATTGGAACAGGTGGAACGATTACAGGAGCAGGAGAAGTGTTGCGTCAAGCGTATCCAAACATTAAAATTTATGCTGTTGAACCAGCAGACTCTCCAGTGCTTTCCGGCGGAAAACCAGGTCCACATAAAATTCAAGGAATTGGAGCCGGCTTCGTTCCTGATATTTTAAATACATCCATTTATGATGAAGTCGTTACTGTAAAGACAGAAGAAGCGTTTGCAGCTGCTCGTCTAGCTGCTCGTCAAGAAGGGATTTTAGGAGGAATTTCATCAGGTGCAGCCATTCATGTCGCGTTGCAAGTAGCGAAAAAATTAGGAAAAGGAAAGAAAGTGTTAGCGATTATTCCAAGTAACGGTGAACGTTACTTGAGCACACCGTTATATCAATTTGAAGAATAA
- the hpt gene encoding hypoxanthine phosphoribosyltransferase, which yields MGMHQDMEKILITEEQIQQKVKELGALLTKEYEGRFPLLVGVLKGAMPFMADLIKHIDTYLEIDFMDVSSYGHATVSSGEVKILKDLNTSVEGRDVLIIEDIIDSGLTLSYLADLFRYRKAKSIKIVTLLDKPSGRKANIEADYVGFIVPDEFVVGYGLDYCEKYRNLPYIGVLKPEVYSK from the coding sequence ATGGGCATGCATCAAGATATGGAAAAAATTTTAATTACAGAAGAACAAATTCAACAAAAAGTAAAAGAACTAGGAGCATTATTGACGAAAGAATATGAAGGACGCTTTCCGCTTTTGGTTGGTGTACTAAAAGGCGCGATGCCGTTTATGGCAGACTTGATTAAGCATATCGATACATATTTAGAAATCGATTTTATGGACGTATCAAGTTACGGTCATGCAACGGTGTCATCGGGTGAGGTGAAAATTTTAAAAGACTTAAACACGTCTGTTGAAGGACGCGATGTTCTCATTATCGAAGATATTATTGATAGCGGTTTAACGTTAAGTTATTTAGCCGATTTATTCCGTTATCGCAAAGCGAAATCGATTAAAATTGTGACTTTGCTCGATAAGCCGTCTGGTCGAAAAGCGAATATTGAGGCAGATTATGTCGGTTTTATCGTTCCTGATGAATTCGTTGTCGGTTATGGGTTAGACTATTGTGAGAAATACCGAAACCTTCCTTACATCGGTGTGTTAAAGCCAGAAGTATACAGCAAATAA
- the trpE gene encoding anthranilate synthase component I — MIKKITYAQRDWFSQYKALSRKQLHHVLLESGRDGRYSIIGLQPFAVVIGKDDKLTVWQKHRTETFEGDILQSLKKWFRQWEIEKLEEGPDFQGGAIGYISYDCVRYIEKLPSIACDDLNMPDLYFLVFDDVFVYDHHASFLYFITHYVEGEEQQANERLERYEQLWTTDFSDVSRPFIPNYEKEEAVSMSEEQFMEAVKKVRTYIAQGDVFQVNLSVRQSKRLLTHPFTIYEKLRTLNPSPYMAYMHFPEFQIVSGSPELLVKKKGKYVSTRPIAGTRSRGKTIQEDDQIAQSLLANEKERAEHLMLVDLERNDLGRVCAYGTVKVDEFMVIEKYSHVMHLVSHVSGQLAEGKDAFDVISAVFPGGTITGAPKVRTMEIIEELEPVRRGIYTGSIGWIGFDGDMELNIAIRTMIAKDGLAYVQAGAGIVIDSQPEHEYKECLKKAFALWKAKELSEEEYVQLSLR, encoded by the coding sequence ATGATCAAAAAGATCACATACGCACAACGTGATTGGTTTTCGCAATATAAAGCATTATCGCGAAAACAGTTGCACCATGTTTTGCTTGAAAGTGGGCGAGACGGCCGGTATAGCATAATCGGTTTACAACCATTTGCAGTCGTTATTGGTAAAGATGATAAATTGACGGTTTGGCAGAAGCATCGTACAGAAACGTTTGAAGGGGATATATTGCAATCGCTAAAGAAATGGTTCCGTCAGTGGGAAATAGAAAAATTAGAAGAAGGGCCAGATTTTCAAGGTGGAGCAATTGGCTATATCAGTTACGATTGCGTTCGCTATATTGAAAAGCTTCCTTCGATTGCATGTGATGACTTAAATATGCCTGATTTATATTTTTTAGTATTTGATGATGTGTTCGTATATGATCATCATGCATCTTTTCTTTATTTCATCACTCATTATGTAGAAGGAGAAGAGCAACAAGCGAACGAACGTCTCGAGCGATACGAACAACTATGGACAACTGATTTTTCCGACGTTTCCCGCCCGTTTATTCCGAACTACGAAAAAGAAGAAGCGGTGTCAATGAGTGAAGAACAGTTTATGGAAGCTGTCAAAAAGGTGCGCACGTATATTGCGCAAGGCGATGTCTTTCAAGTGAACTTGTCTGTACGACAATCGAAACGGTTACTTACACACCCGTTTACGATTTATGAAAAATTGCGCACATTAAATCCATCACCGTATATGGCGTATATGCATTTCCCTGAATTTCAAATCGTAAGCGGTTCTCCGGAGCTACTTGTGAAAAAGAAAGGAAAGTATGTAAGTACGCGTCCGATCGCAGGAACACGCTCACGTGGCAAAACGATTCAAGAAGATGATCAAATTGCCCAATCATTATTAGCAAATGAAAAAGAACGTGCCGAACATTTAATGCTCGTCGATCTAGAGCGGAATGACCTTGGACGTGTATGTGCATATGGAACGGTAAAAGTGGATGAGTTTATGGTCATTGAAAAATATTCTCATGTCATGCATCTTGTCTCCCATGTTTCTGGGCAGCTCGCGGAAGGAAAAGATGCATTTGATGTTATATCAGCCGTTTTTCCAGGTGGAACAATCACAGGGGCACCAAAAGTACGAACGATGGAAATAATTGAAGAGCTAGAGCCTGTTCGACGTGGCATCTACACTGGTTCAATCGGGTGGATTGGATTTGATGGTGATATGGAGTTGAACATTGCAATTCGGACAATGATTGCAAAAGATGGTCTTGCGTATGTGCAAGCAGGAGCAGGGATTGTCATTGATTCACAACCGGAACATGAGTATAAAGAATGTTTAAAGAAAGCATTTGCGTTATGGAAAGCAAAAGAGTTGAGTGAAGAAGAGTATGTACAATTAAGCTTGAGGTGA